The following proteins are co-located in the Ficedula albicollis isolate OC2 chromosome 27, FicAlb1.5, whole genome shotgun sequence genome:
- the IFI35 gene encoding interferon-induced 35 kDa protein — translation MDSEESSFVKLPPEEGLQDDGSENPEQLREKIDWCKELHRILEQDCANLQMAKEAAEQRTKELKKEEELHKVLEQQLTLHRDEERAHQLFTIKEENNRLMQEKQILENKLEELKKRVLWNNSMMMLSSLPEKKVIFKGLTVNKESMNKLMLTPQIRYPLLGGSALITFEEEKVAQRIIEMREHMVELSCGELEELEQCSVRVQAVPMEIPLPSALEIRLTPSRRSILLSALPCLEISREALLDKLELFFSKTKNGGSEVESREFLEDSDQVVLTFAQDGVAEPLIEKGHIQVPIGKGEYKVKISPCMNGDISNLQLQPSRCPRTVLLLGIPDVLSEESMRDALEIHFQKGSRGGGEVDALAYVPAGRAGVAVFVEDTG, via the exons ATGGATTCGGAGGAG AGCTCCTTCGTCAAGCTGCCCCCCGAGGAGGGCCTGCAGGATGATGGCTCGGAGAACCCCGAGCAGCTCCGGGAGAAGATCGACTGGTGCAAG GAGCTTCACCGTATTCTGGAGCAAGACTGTGCAAATCTACAAATGGccaaggaagctgcagagcaaaggacaaaagagctgaaaaaagaagaagaactTCATAAAGTTCTTGAGCAGCAACTGACTTTACATAGAGATGAAGAAAGAGCCCACCAG ctttttacaATAAAGGAGGAGAACAACAGACTGATGCAAGAGAAGCAGattctggaaaataaactgGAAGAATTGAAGAAGAGGGTCCTCTGGAATAATTCTATGATG ATGCTGTCTTCCTTGCCGGAAAAGAAAGTGATCTTCAAGGGACTCACAGTAAATAAGGAGAGCATGAACAAGCTGATGCTCACCCCACAGATCCGCTACCCTCTGCTGGGGGGTTCAGCTCTCATCACctttgaggaggaaaagg TGGCCCAGAGGATCATAGAGATGAGAGAGCACAtggtggagctgagctgtggagaACTGGAGGAGCTCGAGCAGTGCAGTGTGCGAGTGCAGGCAGTGCCAATGGAGATCCCGCTGCCATCTGCCCTGGAG ATCAGGCTGACTCCGAGCAGGAGGAGCATCCTTTTGTCTGCCTTGCCCTGCCTGGAAATCTCCAGGGAGGCACTTCTGGACAAGCTGGAGCTCTTCTTCAGCAAGACAAAGAATGGAGGCAGTGAGGTGGAGAGCAGGGAGTTCCTGGAGGATTCTGACCAGGTGGTGCTGACCTTTGCACAGGATGGAG TGGCAGAGCCGCTGATTGAAAAAGGACATATCCAGGTGCCCATCGGGAAAGGGGAATACAAAGTCAAAATCTCACCGTGCATGAATGGAGACATCTCTAACCTGCAG ctgcagccctcccGCTGCCCCaggactgtgctgctgctgggcatcCCCGATGTGCTGAGCGAGGAGTCCATGCGGGACGCCCTGGAGATCCACTTCCAGAAGGGCAGCCGCGGCGGCGGGGAGGTGGATGCCCTCGCCTACGTCCCGGCGGGGCGGGCGGGggtggccg TGTTCGTGGAGGACACGGGCTAG
- the RPL27 gene encoding 60S ribosomal protein L27 — MGKFMKPGKVVLVLAGRYSGRKAVIVKNIDDGTSDRPYSHALVAGIDRYPRKVTAAMGKKKIAKRSKIKSFVKVYNYNHLMPTRYSVDIPLDKTVVNKDVFRDPALKRKARREAKVKFEERYKTGKNKWFFQKLRF, encoded by the exons ATGGGCAAGTTCATGAAGCCGGGGAaggtggtgctggtgctggccGGCCGCTACTCGGGGCGCAAGGCCGTCATCGTGAAG AACATTGACGATGGCACCTCGGACCGGCCGTACAGCCACGCCTTGGTGGCCGGCATCGACCGCTACCCGCGTAAGGTGACAGCTGCCATGGGCAAGAAAAAGATCGCTAAAAGGTCCAAGATCAAGTCCTTCGTGAAGGTTTACAACTACAACCACCTGATGCCCACCCG GTATTCTGTGGATATTCCTCTGGATAAAACAGTGGTCAATAAGGATGTGTTCAGGGATCCTGCTCTGAAACGCAAAGCAAGACGTGAAGCCAAGGTGAAATTTGAGGAAAG GTACAAAACTGGCAAGAATAAGTGGTTCTTCCAGAAACTGCGATTCTAA
- the RUNDC1 gene encoding RUN domain-containing protein 1 yields the protein GGPGERWAPVGAVSAEEDEDEEDEEVAATGGESPQSVPRLRAERRQLHGALLALASHFAQVQFRLRQVARAGPAEQQRLLRDLEDFAFRGCPAPPPHGLGGAAGEREKQEQIEVQKEKQRELILQLKTQLDDLETFAYQEGSYDSLPQSVVMERQRMIINELIKKLDMDLSEDFATLSPEELRQRVDAAIAQIVNPARVKEQLVEQLKTQIRDLEMFINFIQDEVGSSGKAEDGHCDCGGSYKPSTRPPGNRVNPEDARRMQETGLQLMRRMLAVLQIFAVSQFGCATGQIPRTLWKKDQDNQDFSPLIEKLELSVERVRQLALKHQQAEHVISSSELQDVPLGGRDELTLAVRRELTVALRDLMAHGLYASSPGMSLVLAPIACLIPAFTPSPRTMHPWELFVKYYNTKNGQAFVESPARKLSQSFALPVTGAVMATPKQSLLAAIHTVLTEHSPFKRSADSELKALVCMALNEQRLVSWLNLICKSGALVQSHYQPWSYMANTGFESALTLLSRLSNLKFNLPVDLAVRQLKNIKDAF from the exons gggggccccggggAGCGCTGGGCGCCGGTGGGCGCCGTGTCAGCGGAGGAGGACGAGGATGAGGAGGACGAAGAGGTGGCGGCCACGGGAGGAGAGTCGCCGCAGTCAGTGCCGCGGCTGCGGGCCGAGCGGCGCCAGTTGCACGGGGCGCTGCTGGCGCTCGCCTCGCACTTCGCTCAGGTGCAGTTCCGGCTGCGGCAGGTGGCCCGGGCCGGCCCGGCCGAGCAGCAGCGCCTGCTCCGCGACCTCGAGGACTTCGCCTTCCGCGGCTGCCCCGCGCCGCCTCCCCACGGGCTGGGCGGCGCTGCG ggtgAGCGAGAGAAGCAGGAGCAAATTGAGGTCcagaaggagaagcagagagagcTGATCCTGCAGCTCAAGACACAGCTGGATGACCTAGAGACCTTTGCTTACCAAGAGGGCAGCTATGATTCTCTGCCACAGTCTGTGGTTATGGAAAGACAGCGG ATGATTATAAATGAGTTGATAAAGAAGCTCGACATGGACTTGAGTGAAGATTTTGCAACGCTCTCTCCAGAGGAGCTGCGGCAGCGGGTGGATGCTGCCATAGCACAGATTGTGAATCCAGCCAGggtgaaggagcagctggtggAACAACTGAAGACCCAGATAAGGGACCTCGAAATGTTCATCAACTTCATTCAGG ATGAAGTTGGAAGCTCTGGCAAGGCAGAAGATGGCCACTGTGACTGTGGAGGCTCCTACAAACCCAGCACCCGGCCTCCTGGGAACAGAG TGAACCCAGAAGATGCCAGAAGGATGCAAGAAACGGGCCTGCAGCTCATGCGCCGCATGCTGGCCGTGCTGCAGATCTTTGCTGTCAGCCAGTTCGGCTGTGCCACGGGTCAGATCCCTCGCACCCTCTGGAAGAAGGACCAAGACAACCAGGACTTCTCCCCCTTAATTGAGAAGCTGGAGCTGTCTGTGGAGCGGGTGAGGCAGCTTGCCCTGAAACACCAGCAGGCAGAGCATGTTatcagctcctctgagctgcaggatgTTCCCCTGGGAGGCAGAGACGAGCTGACTCTGGCTGTGCGCAGGGAGCTGACGGTGGCTCTGCGGGACCTGATGGCTCACGGGCTCTACGCCTCTTCCCCAGGCATGAGCCTGGTGCTGGCCCCCATCGCGTGCCTGATCCCCGCCTTCACGCCCTCGCCACGGACCATGCACCCCTGGGAACTCTTTGTCAAGTATTACAACACTAAGAACGGACAAGCCTTTGTGGAATCCCCAGCTCGCAAGCTGTCCCAGTCCTTCGCCTTGCCTGTGACAGGAGCAGTGATGGCTACTCcaaagcagagcctgctggCAGCCATTCACACGGTGCTCACGGAGCACAGCCCCTTCAAGCGCAGCGCAGACTCGGAGCTGAAGGCGCTGGTGTGCATGGCGCTCAACGAGCAGCGCCTGGTCTCGTGGCTCAACCTCATCTGCAAGTCTGGAGCTTTGGTTCAGTCTCACTACCAGCCCTGGAGCTACATGGCCAACACTGGCTTTGAAAGTGCGCTCACCCTCCTCAGCCGCCTGAGCAACTTGAAGTTCAACCTCCCAGTTGACTTGGCTGTTCGGCAGCTGAAAAACATCAAAGATGctttttga